The Phycisphaeraceae bacterium genome segment GGTGAGGGCGGCGACCGCGACGGCGGTGAGCGCCTCCATCTCCACACCCGTCCGCGCGGTGATCGTGGCGCGGGCGATGATCCGCACCCGGTCCGGCGCGGCTCGCTCGAAGTCCACCGACACCGCGTCAAGCGGCAGCGTATGGCAGAGCGGGATCAGTTCATCGCAGCGCTTGGCCGCCTGGATGCCCGCGACCCGCGCGGCGGCCAACGGCTCGCCCTTGGGCAGGTCGCCCGAAAAGAGGCGGTCGAGCGTGCCTGGTTGAGCGACGAGGAAGCCCTCCGCCACCGCCGTGCGGTGCTGGACCGGCTTGCCCCCCACGTCCACCATGGTGAGCCGGCCGCGATCATCGAGGTGCGAGAGCCGTTCGGTCATGTGGTGGTGGTTCGGCCGACAGATCCGGCGCCGGGGGGCAATCCGGACGAAAAAAAGGCGGACGCCGCCCGGCCACTCTGCGCCGATCCAGGCAGCGCCGCCTTCGTTCGGGACACGCCAGGCGAACGTCGCGGACAACACCCCTGGAACACTCGGAATGTAGCATGATGGGTTCGATTCGTCCAGACAGGTGAGAGGTCTTCCCGCATGTGAACGAGGTGGCGAGGTCTGGCGGTGGGATTGATGTCCGACCTACAGTCCCGGTTCATGACTCGACCTTCCCCGGCCAATCCTCGGATACCGCCGCGACAGGCCCGGGACGCCGTGGCTCAGCGCCTGGCTGACCGCTGTCGGTGCTTCCCCGACCTTCCGCTTGAACCGATGGATGTGGGGGGCCTGGATGACCGTGAGCAGGCGCTGGCGCGGGCCATTGATCATGCCGTCACCCGACACTGGCTGACGCTGGTGGCCGTTGTTCAGTCCCGCCTTTCACGCCCGTGGGAGGAACTCGAACCGGATTTGCAGGCGATTCTGCTCACCGGGGCGGCCCAGTTGCTCACGATGGACCGGCTGCCCGACCACGCCGTGGTCAACCACGCCGTCGAATGGACGCGCCGGCACGGCCAGGCGCGGGCCGCCGGGCTCGTCAACGCCGTTCTTCGGGCGGTCGTCCGGTTACGCGCCGGCCACGAAACCCCCGCCGCAGGCGCCGCCATCGGCGAGGTGGACGAGTCGGCGCAGCGATCGACGTTTCCGCTGTCGGATGGTCGCCTGGCCCAGCTCCACGAGCCGGTCTTCGCCCGTGAGCCGGTCCGCCGTCTGGCGCAGCGGACAAGCCACCCTGAACCGCTGCTGCACGAGTGGATCAACATGTTCGGCGTGGACCAGGCCACGCGCCTGGCGTGGCACGATGTCACGCAGCCGCCTCTGCTGCTGCGCCGCGATGGCGACCCGTCCGCCGCCTCCGAGACGCCGCCTGGCACACGGCCCCATCGTGAGCCGGGCTGTCTGATCTACACCGGGCCGCACGGCGGTCTGTCGCGGCTCCTCGAAGCCCACCCGAACCTGTCGGTGCAGGATCCGGCCAGCGCCATCCCCGTCACCCTGACTGGCGGCCTGCGACCCGCGCTCATCGTGGACCTGTGCGCCGGGCTGGGCACCAAGACGCGGCAACTGGCGCGGCTGCACCCGGAGGCGCGCATCGTGTGCAGCGACGCCGACCCCGCCCGATTGGACGCGCTGCGGTCCACCTTCCGGGGGAGCGACCGAGTGGCCGTTCTTGCGCCGGGAGACCTGCTGCGCTTCGCCGGGCAATGCGATCTCGTCGTGCTGGATGTGCCGTGCAGCAACACGGGCGTGCTGCCGAGACGGCTGGAGGCACGGTACCGCTTCAACGCCGAGCGACTGGCGGAACTCGTCTCGCTGCAGCGGGGGATCATCGCCGACGGGCTGCGTCTGCGTGCGCCGGGCGGCTCGATTCTCTACGCCACCTGCTCGCTGGAGCCGGCGGAAAACGAGCGGCAGGCCGCGTGGATCGAGCAGTGGCACCCACTGAAACGCGCAAATGAGCGGTTCACCCTGCCCCAGGGCCTGCCCGGCGCCGACCCGGCCGAGTACCGAGACGGCGGGTACGCGGCACTGCTGGGGCCGGTGTGATGCGACCGGTCAATCAACGCAAAACGCCCCCGGCTCGTCAAGCCGGGGGCGGGTGCTGCCGGATCGCGTCTGGATCAAGAGGCCATCGGGGTGGTGGTGGTGGGGGGAGTCAGGCGCGGGCGTGGGCGTCATTGATGGACGCGAATCTCCAGGATCGCCTCGTTGGACTGCCAGAGTTCGGGATCCCACCACGATCCCATCGAGTAGATGCCCTCGGGATCCTGATGCTCCAGCGTCAGCGTGCCCATGTACACCACCACCGCGCTGGCCTCGTTGGGCGTCATGGTGATGGTGATCGTGTCGCAGAAATCGACGAATCGATGTGTCAATGACAAGCAGCATAGATCGTTCATCCTACAGGCAGTAGAATATTATGTTCGACGTGCTCGGGCCGAGGCCACGGCGGTTTCGTTGACTGGCTTGTTGGGCGGTCCCATGGAGATCAACTGGGTGCCGGAGGCCGTCGGTGGATTGAATCCGTAGCCGATGACGGGGGCGAGGAGTGAGGCGACGCACGCAATGGTTCCATTGATGAACATGATGCTCTCCCGAGAAAAAGAGGATTGACGACATCCCTGAGCCGCTGTAGATTACTGAAGTCCTCCAATCGGTCAAGCGCGTCGAACGGGCTCTGTGGAAGGATTGAAGGATTGTGGAAATGTGGATCCGCACATGTCTTTGCGTCACAGGTGCTGCCACCAGCATGGCCTGCGCCCCAATCGGTTCAGCAGATGTGTTGTTGAACCAGCCCCATGACGGACTGAATGACATCTTGTCGTTCTGGCACCCTGTGGCAGGGTTCCAGACAGGCGATGACTACACACCAGCACGCCCGACACGAGTCACTTCGGTCACGTTCTGGATGATCGCCACATGGCCCAACGTGCCGCACAACTGGTCCTTCGCCGTCCATCGGTCAAATGAAGGCGAGCATCCGCTTGGCTTTGCGCCCGTGTACCCGTGGTTCCACTTCCAGACGGGGCCATCGAGCGTCACCGACCTGGGTGACTGGGCGGGGCGCGCGGGTACGCACCTCTTCGAGGTGCGATTCGATGATGTGAATCTGCTCCTCGACCCTGCGGACTCCGTGCAGGGCACCTTCTGGTTCTCCCCCGGCGGGTGGACGCAGAATACGAACATCACGAAGTCGTGGTGGATGACAGCAGGAAATGGTGTCATCAACGGCAACGAGACGTGGGGAAAGCAATATCCGATTTTCCAGTATCCTGGGTGGTTACCAATCAGTTTCTACGGCGATCCTCCCAGCGACTACGCCATGCGGATCGAGGGGGTGGTGATCCCCGCGCCATGGTCCGTGGCGGCCCTGGGCTTCATGCTCTGGGGCACGCGATCGGCCCGGCGGCGGAGCGAGGGGTACTGACGTCGTCCAAGCCGTCAAACGGTGAGAATGATCGCTGTGGAAGGATTGTGGACATGTGGATCACCATTCTTCGTACCATGATTCTGTTCATTGGGGTCTTGTACGGAGTCTCAACCGGCGCGGATGTGCTCCTGGAGCAGCGCCACGACACGAACAACCAAGTGCTTTCCTTCTGGCATCCAGTCGCAGGTTTCCAGGCAGGCGACGACTACATCCCTTCCCGCCGCACGCGCATCACCTCGGTCACCTTCTGGATGATCGCCACGTGGCCTGAGGTGCCCTACAACTGGTCCTTCGCAGTTCACCGGTCCACGACCGACCATAGTTTCTTCGACTTTGCGCCCGAGTACCCGTGGTTCCACTTCCAGACGGGGCCAACGAGCGTCATCGATCTGGGCGATTGGGCGGGCCGGGCGGGCACGCACTTGTTCGAGGTGCGATTCGATAATGTGGACCTGATCCTCGACCCCGCGGATTCGGAACAGGGCACCTTCTGGTTCTCACCCGGCGGATGGACGCAAAACACCAACATCAGCAAGTCGTGGTGGCTGACGGCTGGAAATGGTGTGGTCAACGGGAATGAGACGTGGGGAAAGCACTACCCGTTGTACCAGTTCCCGGGGTGGCTTCCATTGAGCAATTACGGCCCCCCCCCCCCAGCGACTACGCCATGCGGATCGAGGGCGTGGTGATCCCCGCGCCATGGTCCGCGGCGGCCTTGGGCCTCATGCTCTTCGGCGCGGCCCCCGCCCGGCGGCGGCGCCGTCAGTGGGCGGATCGGCCATCGATCTGACGATCCACGCTGCCTCAGCCGTAGAATCCGCCGATGAAGCACACCGTGGCCCTGGTGGGAGGCGATCGACGGCTGGCGCGCGACCTGGCGGCGGCCTGTGCCGCGCTCGAAGCGGAACTAGTTGAACTCGCGTCAGTCGAGGCGCCCGAGGGCGACGCTCTCGACCCCGACCTGGTCGTGGTGCGCGACCGGGCCTTCGCCGCGGCGCGCGTGAGATGGCCCTCGGCGGGGGCGATCATTTTCGGCCCCGCGGCGGACAGCGGGCAGGTCATCGAGGCCATCAAGCACGGGGCCATCGACTGCATCGTCACGCCCGCCACCCCCGAGTCGCTGGCGCGGCAACTGCGCGAGGCGCTGCGCGTCAGCCGCGGCATCCAGATGCCGGTGGTGGCCCAGGAGCCGGAAGCCCGTCCCAGCCGGCGCGTGGACGAGATCGTGGGCCAGTCGCCCGCGATGAAGCAGGTGTACAAACTCATCGGGCTGATCGCGCCGCGCGACATCAACGTGCTCATCACCGGCGAGAGCGGCACGGGCAAGGAACTGGTGGCCCGCGCCATCCTGCAGCACAGCCCGCGGCGCACGCGGGCGTTTCTGGCGGTGAACTGCGCGGCGATCCCCGAAACGCTGCTCGAGAGCGAACTCTTCGGCCACGAGCGGGGCGCGTTCACGGGCGCCGACGCGCGGCGCATCGGCAAGTTCGAGCAGTGCGACGGCGGCACGATCTTCCTCGACGAGGTGGGCGACATCCCCCTGCCCACGCAGGCCAAACTGCTGCGCGTGCTGCAGGAGCAGGCGTTCCAGCGGCTGGGGGGCAGCGCGACCATCCGCACCGACGTGCGCATCATCGCCGCGACGCATCAGCCGCTGGAGAAACTCATCGCCGAGCGCCGCTTCCGACAGGATCTGTACTACCGGCTCAAGGTGGCGACCATCCACGTGCCTCCACTGCGCGAGCGCGAGGTGGACGCGGTGCTGCTGGCGCATTACTTCGTGACGCGCTACGCGGCGGACTTCGGCGCGGGCATCCAGTCCTTCTCGCCCGAAGTGCTGCCCATGCTGCTGCGATATCCCTGGCCCGGCAACGTGCGCGAACTGGAGAACACCATCAAGGCGGCGCTGGTGATGGCCCGCGGCTCGGTGATGCTGCCGGAGTTTCTGCCCGAACACATCCGCTCGTGGCGCGGAGACAGTGCGACGCCATCGGTGTCACCCGCGAACGAGGCGATGATCGCCGCACACGCGCCGGCGACGCCGGGCGGCATCGACGACGCGCTCGGCGAATGGTCGCGCTCGCTGATCGGCCGCGGCGATCTGGAGGGGCGGGTGATGGAGCACGCCGTGGCGCAGGTGGAGCGCGAGGTGCTGCTGGCTGCACTGCGCGAGTCGCGGGGGCGGATCGCTCCGGCGGCGAGGCGTCTGGGCGTCAGCCGGGCCACGTTGCGCCGGAAGATGGAAGAGCACGGCATCCAGATCGGGCCGTCGGCTTGAGCCAATGGGACGGCAGGCCGATCGCCGATTTGTGTCTAGATGAACCATTCTGAAACATGATGTTCCACTTCTGGATGATGGATCAGGCAGGCGGGTCGGTCGGTAAAGATATTGCAGGTCTTTGTTTTTCAATGATTTGCACGATTTTTGCGAGTCGATCGATTCCGGTTGGACTTGGCACGTCCCTTGATACTCCTCCTCGTACCACCACGGAGGTTGCGAGGACGTGTCATGGAAGCCGAACGCCGCGTCATCGAGAGTCAGCGTGATCCCGACTCCGCCCGGTCCGGGGCTCAAGGGCCTCGGGAGCCCGTCATGTCGAACCTGCGGCGGTTTGGCGCTTCCGTCCCTTCGCCCGCGCTGGGGTTGCGCCTGTCGCAGGTCCACCGTCCGGAGTCGGCGGGTTTCGTACCCTCGCCCTACCTGTGGCGGATCGCGTTCTGAATGTTCACCCACCCCAAGGATGGCCGCACCGCGCTGTGCGGCCGGAGGTACTCCATGCAACTGCTGATTCAAGGAACGAACGTTCGCCTGACCGACGCCATCCAGGTTCACGCCGAGCAGTCGTTGCGCGGCGCGCTGTCGCGCGTGATGGATCGTGTGCAGGGCGTGATGGTGCGCGTGATGGACGTGAACGGGCCCAAGGGCGGCATCAACAAGCGCTGCAAGGTGCGCGTGGACCTGCTTGACGGACGGTCCATGCTGCTGGAGGAGACGGACGACGACCTCTACCGCGCCATCGCCCGCGTCGCGGGACGGGCGAAGCGCGTGGTCATCAAGGAGATTCGGCGGCTGCGCGACCTGCGCCGGCGCGCGGCGTGATGCGCGCGATGAGGGGGGATCATCGGATCGGGTGGGACGTCCGATCCATTGGTCGCGGGCGATGCGCCCGCACCGCCGCAGACGGGGCGCCTACGCCACCCAGTGATTTTGGCGGCGCGGGCGTGCCCGTCTGCAGCGCAATCTATGAGGCAGGCCTCTTTCCTGTTGTCCCTGTTCCAGCGGTCACTTCCGCAGAAAGACGTAGACGTTGCCGATCAGCTTGTCGCCCACCTGCTCGCAGTTGCCCACCAGCAGGTCGAGCTTGCCGTCGTTGTTCCAGTCGGCGGTTTCCACGCGAACGCGGAAGCCGGGGACAAGGTTCTTCTCCTTGCCCGGCACGATGGGCACGCCCGGCTCGAAGGTGGGCAGGCCATCGCCATCGCGCTGGCCCGTGCCGCGGAAGAACGTGACGCCGGCCCACTCGTCGCCCACGACCAGGTCGAGCACGCCGTCGCCGTCCCAGTCCACCGGCAGGGGGTCGGACTTGTGATTCACCTTCACCGGCTTGCCGGTCGAGAGCATGAGCGGCCTGCGCAGCCCGAACTTGGGCTTCTTCGCGTCGCCGGTGTTGAGGTTGTAGAAGACGTCGCCCGAAACGTTGCCCACCACCATGTCCAGGTCGCCGTCGCCATCCAGGTCGGCGAAGTTGGCGCAGGCCATCCACGTGCGCATCTCGTTGTGATCGACGCCGATTTCCTCGATCGGCGCGCCCTTCTTGAAGCCGCTCGTCGAGCCGGCGAAGAAGGTGACCACGCCGGGGGAATAGCGGCCCGAGATCACGTCCACGTGTCCGTCGCCGTTGAGATCCACAAACTGTGGATCGAACCCGATGCATCAGCTGGGGGGTACGTGGGCATCCACCCCGCCCGCCTGCAGCCATGTGAAGTCGCTGAAGGCGGGCTGGTCATCCGTCCCCACGTTCAGGTACACGCGGGCCTTGCCGCTGGCGAACTGGCCGACGACGAGATCCTTCTTGCCGTCCTTGTTGAAGTCGATGACGAAGGGGGCGGCGTGGCCCACGTCCACGGCGATCGGAGCGCCGGAGGCCTCGACCTTGAACGGCTCGGCGAGGACGGGGAGCGGTCTGGCCGACTCTGATGCGGCAGGCGGCTGCTGCGCGAGAGACTGCGACGCGAGCGCCGATGTCCCGAGCACCAGCGGCAGACGAATGAGGGTTGGAACGCTCCGCATGATGGATGTCTCCCGTTATCCTGGCGGATCGGAGAGCGGACAGGCGTACCGACGCGACATGCGATCGGTCACGGGCCATAGTCTAGCATCATATCGTTCGTCCGGTCGATCAGCGTTGCACCCGGCGTCGCCTCGTGACGCCGAACCCACCCATGACCCGCATCGCCATCTATTCCGTCAAACGCTACGAGCGACCCTACCTCGAGGCAGCCAACGCCTTGCCGGGGGCCGGGCACGCCCTCACGCTGCTCGAGCACCGGCTGGAGGCATCCACGTCGCCGCTGGCGTCGGGCCATGAGGCGGCGGCCATCTTCGCCAATGACGACGCCTCGGCCCCCGTGCTGCGGGCATTGCATGCGGGGGGCGTGCGGCTTCTGGCGCTGCGCTCCGCGGGATTCAATCATGTGGACATCGAGGAGGCGGAAAGGTTGGGGCTGACCGTCCTGCGCGTGCCGGCCTACAGCCCCTACGCGGTCGCCGAGCACGCGGTGGGGCTGATGCTCACGCTCAACCGCAAGTTCCACCGCGCCTACGCCCGCGTGCGCGAGCAGAACTTCTCGCTGGACGGACTGATGGGCTTCGACATGCACGGCCGCACCGCGGGAGTGGTCGGCACGGGCAAGATCGGAGAGGCGGTGTGCCGCATCCTCACCGGGTTCGGCTGCCGCATGCTCGCCAGCGACCCGGCTCCGAACCCGGCGTGCGAACGGCTGGGCGTGCGATATGTCCCGTTGGATCAGCTGCTGTCAGAGTCGGACATCATCACGCTCCAGTGTCCGCTCACGCCGGGCACGCGCCACCTCATCAACGAGCGCACGCTCGCCCGCATGAAGCGCGGCGTGATGCTCATCAACACCAGTCGCGGCGCGGTCATTGATACGCGGGCGCTCATCGCCGCGCTCAAGCGGGGGCACGTGGGGTCCGTCGGGCTGGATGTCTACGAGGAGGAGGCGGACCTCTTCTTCAAGGATCTTTCCGACCAGGTGATCCAGGACGACGTGTTCACCCGCCTTCTGACCTTTCCCAACGTGGTCATCACCGCTCACCAGGGGTTTTTCACGCACGAGGCGGTGAAGGCGATCGCCGAGACGACCATTGGCAACGTGACGGACTTCGCGGCGGGGACTATCCGCGAGGAAAACCGTGTGACCACGCGGCTGGTCGTCGGACGCTGAGCGCTCCTGACGAGGGGGCGTCGATGTCCGCGACGGAACCACCTACCCTCACCCATGCTCCGCATCCTCGGCGGCGAGTTCCGATCCCGCGTCATTGCCGGCCCCATCGGCGACCAGACCACGCGGCCCATGGCCTCGCGCGTCAAGGAGTCGATCTTCAACATCCTGCGCGGCTGGTTCGACGACGCCAACGTGCTCGACCTCTTCGCCGGCGTGGGCACGATGGGGCTGGAGGCGGTCAGCCGCGGCGCCAGGCGCGTTCTCATGGTCGAGCAGAGCCGCCAGAGTTTCCGCGTTCTGGAGCAGAACATCGCCGCGCTTCAGTGCGCCGACCGCGCCGAGGCGGTGCAGGGCGACGCCTTCTCGCCGCTGGTGCTGGCCCGCGCGCCCAGGCCCGTTCACGTGGTCTTCGTCGATCCGCCCTACCGGATGATCGAGGATGATCGCGATCGCGAGCGCCTGCTGGCGCGGCTGTCCTCGCTTCGCCCGATCATGGCGGACAAGGGGTTTCTCGTTCTCCGAGCCCCCGGCATGAAGCGGGAGGTGCCGCTGGCGATCGAGGGGTTCAATGGGCCGGAGACTCACGCGTACGGCAGCGATATGCGGGTTCACTTCTACATGCCGCATACCCACGCGGAACTGTCGGAGTGACGAGAGGTGACCCCGGGCCGTGTTGCATGCAGCATGACGACCCGTGAGTGGATCGCCGTGCTCCCGGCGCACCATGTCTGATGGGAGTCGGCGGGAATGACGGCTCGCCCGCCCTACCCTTGGCCCATGATGAACGCACGCCCGTTGCGCACGGATGTCCGCCCGCGCCGACGCGCGTGGCGTATGTTCGCGTCGGGCGCCGCGCATCTGCTGGCGGCGGTGCTCTGGGCCGGATTGCTCGCCTGGCTGGCGGGTCGTGTTCTGAACGACCGTTTCGGCTGGAGTCAGTGGTTGTGGTTCGTCCCCACGCCGGCGGCCCTGGCGGCGTCGATGACAGGTCTGGTGCTGGCATGCCGACCGGGCCCATCGCGGGCGAGGCGGAAGCGTCGAATGGCGCTCTGGGCGTGCGTCTTCATCGTTCTGACGGGCTACCTGCTGTTCATCGAGCATCGGTTCCAGCGATCCGACGCCTCGCCGGAAGGCGGCCTGCGGGTGGCGTTCTGGAATCTCTCCTCGCCTGTGGAAGAAGAGGCGGACGCCCACGCCGAGGCGGCGCGGCGACTGACGGGCGACGTGGTCATCCTCGCCTCGCCGTCGGGCATTCCCTGGCGCCGGTTCACCGCCCTCACCAGACCGCCAGGCGTGACGCTCGTCTCCACGGGGCTCTTCGCCATCGAAACCCGCCGCGCGGTCACGCGCATTCGTCCGGTGATCCAGCAGGAACGAATGTACGCGGTCATCGTGGAAATCGAGGCCGAGGATTGGCTGGGGCGACCCCTGGTGGTCTGCCTGGCGGACCTGCCTTCCGAGCCGCACGTGTCGAGGATGGGCGTGGCGCAGCGGTTGCACGCCGCACTGGAGCGCGCTGGTGAGCCGGCGCCGGATCTGATCGTGGGCGACCTGAACACCCCGCGAGGCGGGGGAGCGATCAGGCGGCTCTTTCCGACGCTGCGCGAGGCCTTCGACGAGGCGGGGCACGGATGGGGGGCGACCTACCCGCGTGAGCGCCCCCTGTGGCACATTGACCGCGTGTTGCTGGGGCCCGCGGTGAAGGCGATCGACTACGACATCATCGATCCCGGCGTCGGGAGACACCGGGCCCAGGCGGTGACCATCATCAAGCGCTGAACATCACTCGGAGTCGAGCAACCACGCCCACTGACGGACCAGCCCTTCCGCCAGCGGGGTGCGCGGCTCGAAGCCCAGTTCCGATCGGCTGCGTGAAAGGTCGGCGAAGGTGCGCTCCACGTCGCCGGGCTGAGGCGGCTTCCGCTCGATGACGGCGCGGAGTCCGCTGACGCGTTCGATGGCCGCGACCAGGTGCGCCAGCGTGATCGGCGCGGAGCCGCCGAGATTCCAGATGCGGTAGTTGCCGCAGTCCGGCTGCTCGATGCGATCGGCGGCTCGGAGCACACCTTCGATGATGTCGTCGATGAAGGTGTAGTCGCGGC includes the following:
- a CDS encoding 2-hydroxyacid dehydrogenase, giving the protein MTRIAIYSVKRYERPYLEAANALPGAGHALTLLEHRLEASTSPLASGHEAAAIFANDDASAPVLRALHAGGVRLLALRSAGFNHVDIEEAERLGLTVLRVPAYSPYAVAEHAVGLMLTLNRKFHRAYARVREQNFSLDGLMGFDMHGRTAGVVGTGKIGEAVCRILTGFGCRMLASDPAPNPACERLGVRYVPLDQLLSESDIITLQCPLTPGTRHLINERTLARMKRGVMLINTSRGAVIDTRALIAALKRGHVGSVGLDVYEEEADLFFKDLSDQVIQDDVFTRLLTFPNVVITAHQGFFTHEAVKAIAETTIGNVTDFAAGTIREENRVTTRLVVGR
- the rsmD gene encoding 16S rRNA (guanine(966)-N(2))-methyltransferase RsmD; its protein translation is MLRILGGEFRSRVIAGPIGDQTTRPMASRVKESIFNILRGWFDDANVLDLFAGVGTMGLEAVSRGARRVLMVEQSRQSFRVLEQNIAALQCADRAEAVQGDAFSPLVLARAPRPVHVVFVDPPYRMIEDDRDRERLLARLSSLRPIMADKGFLVLRAPGMKREVPLAIEGFNGPETHAYGSDMRVHFYMPHTHAELSE
- the moaC gene encoding cyclic pyranopterin monophosphate synthase MoaC; amino-acid sequence: MTERLSHLDDRGRLTMVDVGGKPVQHRTAVAEGFLVAQPGTLDRLFSGDLPKGEPLAAARVAGIQAAKRCDELIPLCHTLPLDAVSVDFERAAPDRVRIIARATITARTGVEMEALTAVAVAALTLYDMTKAVDKGMSIEGVRLVAKTKSPPE
- a CDS encoding sigma-54-dependent Fis family transcriptional regulator, with amino-acid sequence MKHTVALVGGDRRLARDLAAACAALEAELVELASVEAPEGDALDPDLVVVRDRAFAAARVRWPSAGAIIFGPAADSGQVIEAIKHGAIDCIVTPATPESLARQLREALRVSRGIQMPVVAQEPEARPSRRVDEIVGQSPAMKQVYKLIGLIAPRDINVLITGESGTGKELVARAILQHSPRRTRAFLAVNCAAIPETLLESELFGHERGAFTGADARRIGKFEQCDGGTIFLDEVGDIPLPTQAKLLRVLQEQAFQRLGGSATIRTDVRIIAATHQPLEKLIAERRFRQDLYYRLKVATIHVPPLREREVDAVLLAHYFVTRYAADFGAGIQSFSPEVLPMLLRYPWPGNVRELENTIKAALVMARGSVMLPEFLPEHIRSWRGDSATPSVSPANEAMIAAHAPATPGGIDDALGEWSRSLIGRGDLEGRVMEHAVAQVEREVLLAALRESRGRIAPAARRLGVSRATLRRKMEEHGIQIGPSA
- a CDS encoding HPF/RaiA family ribosome-associated protein, producing the protein MQLLIQGTNVRLTDAIQVHAEQSLRGALSRVMDRVQGVMVRVMDVNGPKGGINKRCKVRVDLLDGRSMLLEETDDDLYRAIARVAGRAKRVVIKEIRRLRDLRRRAA
- a CDS encoding VCBS repeat-containing protein → MDLNGDGHVDVISGRYSPGVVTFFAGSTSGFKKGAPIEEIGVDHNEMRTWMACANFADLDGDGDLDMVVGNVSGDVFYNLNTGDAKKPKFGLRRPLMLSTGKPVKVNHKSDPLPVDWDGDGVLDLVVGDEWAGVTFFRGTGQRDGDGLPTFEPGVPIVPGKEKNLVPGFRVRVETADWNNDGKLDLLVGNCEQVGDKLIGNVYVFLRK